The following proteins come from a genomic window of Campylobacter concisus:
- a CDS encoding Jag N-terminal domain-containing protein: protein MKIEANTLQEAFQKAAEQLNCSVTQLDIKVLQHPSSGFFGFFKRSAIIEANLENQPKLQHKPKNDKNFVKKNDENEAIKEDKKQAKKHDHCDKKRGSKKHRDEKSETKFEQKEHKNEKSNLSEKNEALAKDAFAQKSEEEAEPGYVIKRLDEPKEIKESQAGKNAPKNILDNSIIENFNQTDEESAAQALQKEKKEKATIDFDKILPEIKDGMNRLFKASCFDISKIEVSKFDDETVLIELDGADAALLIGKEGYRYKAISYMLYNWLNSKYDLAIRLEIAQFLQNQEAIMEQYLNGVIERVQNTGRAQTKPLDGVLVKIALEKLRQKFPDKYVGIKSGNDGKFVVVNDFFKK, encoded by the coding sequence ATGAAAATAGAAGCAAATACCCTTCAAGAGGCATTTCAAAAGGCAGCTGAGCAACTTAACTGCTCAGTAACTCAGCTTGATATAAAAGTTTTACAGCATCCAAGCAGTGGCTTTTTTGGATTTTTTAAAAGAAGTGCGATCATAGAAGCAAATTTAGAAAATCAGCCAAAACTACAACATAAACCAAAAAATGATAAAAATTTTGTTAAAAAAAATGATGAGAACGAGGCTATAAAAGAAGATAAAAAGCAAGCTAAAAAACACGATCATTGTGATAAAAAGCGAGGTTCTAAAAAACATAGAGATGAAAAAAGCGAAACTAAATTTGAGCAAAAAGAGCATAAAAATGAAAAGTCAAATTTAAGTGAAAAAAATGAAGCTCTAGCTAAAGATGCATTTGCTCAAAAGAGTGAAGAGGAGGCTGAACCAGGATATGTAATAAAGAGACTTGATGAGCCAAAAGAAATAAAGGAGTCACAAGCTGGTAAAAATGCTCCTAAAAATATTTTAGATAATTCTATTATTGAAAATTTTAACCAAACTGATGAAGAGAGTGCGGCTCAAGCTTTACAAAAAGAAAAAAAAGAAAAAGCAACAATCGACTTTGATAAAATTTTACCTGAGATCAAAGATGGCATGAACCGTCTTTTTAAGGCAAGTTGTTTTGATATTAGTAAAATTGAAGTTAGCAAATTTGACGATGAAACGGTGCTTATAGAGCTTGATGGAGCTGATGCAGCACTACTCATAGGCAAAGAGGGCTATAGATATAAGGCGATCTCTTACATGCTTTACAACTGGCTAAATTCAAAATATGATCTTGCTATCCGTCTTGAGATCGCACAGTTTTTGCAAAATCAAGAAGCGATAATGGAGCAATATTTAAACGGCGTGATCGAGAGAGTACAAAACACTGGTAGGGCTCAAACTAAGCCACTAGATGGAGTTTTGGTTAAGATCGCACTTGAGAAGCTCCGCCAAAAATTTCCAGATAAATATGTTGGCATAAAAAGCGGCAATGACGGCAAATTTGTCGTCGTAAATGACTTTTTCAAAAAATGA
- the mnmE gene encoding tRNA uridine-5-carboxymethylaminomethyl(34) synthesis GTPase MnmE has translation MSETIAALATAYGIGSVSIVRLSGKDALATSLKLLKLSNLEPRYAKLAKIYSLDDEILDEGIVIYFKAPASFTGEDIVEFQTHGGIVVSERILNELIKAGARLAMPGEFSKRAFLNGKMDLAKAEAMQGLITSKSEIAAKILTRQMQGDLSKFVGEIRGEVVKTLAFVETMIDYADDDLPTNLLDQTKEMLLRNSEKLEHIATLSEQRRGLIDGFKIAIVGKPNVGKSSILNSFLAYERAIVSDEAGTTRDRIEENFKIGSHLVRIIDTAGIRKDAGKIEQIGINYSISAINEADIILAVFDGSCLSDEQDKDIIRLVSNSSKKAFFILNKSDLAFKFDIELDDAIKISAKTDTSVVLKELESYLKTQDTDEIMLSSNRQILSCKEASEALKRAFLRLSEEELEIFAYELNSAIKALASITKPFERSEILDEMFSHFCLGK, from the coding sequence ATGAGTGAAACTATCGCAGCCCTTGCCACAGCTTATGGCATCGGCTCAGTTTCTATCGTAAGGCTTAGCGGTAAGGACGCTCTGGCCACCTCTTTAAAACTCCTTAAACTTTCAAATTTAGAGCCAAGATACGCAAAACTAGCCAAAATCTACTCCCTTGATGATGAAATTTTAGACGAGGGCATCGTTATATATTTTAAAGCCCCAGCAAGCTTTACAGGCGAGGATATCGTCGAATTTCAAACTCATGGCGGTATCGTAGTTAGTGAAAGAATTTTAAACGAACTAATTAAAGCTGGTGCAAGGCTTGCTATGCCTGGCGAGTTTAGCAAGCGAGCGTTTTTAAATGGCAAGATGGATCTAGCAAAGGCAGAGGCGATGCAAGGGCTTATCACTTCAAAAAGTGAGATCGCTGCTAAAATTTTAACCCGCCAAATGCAAGGCGATCTTAGTAAATTTGTAGGAGAGATAAGGGGTGAAGTGGTCAAAACTCTTGCCTTTGTTGAGACGATGATTGATTATGCTGATGACGATCTGCCCACAAATTTGCTAGATCAAACTAAAGAGATGCTTTTAAGAAATAGCGAGAAGTTAGAGCATATAGCCACTCTTAGTGAGCAAAGAAGAGGACTCATAGATGGCTTTAAGATCGCGATCGTTGGCAAGCCAAATGTTGGTAAAAGTTCTATTTTGAACTCGTTTTTGGCCTACGAGAGAGCTATTGTAAGTGATGAAGCAGGCACAACCAGAGATAGAATAGAAGAAAATTTTAAGATAGGTTCGCATTTAGTTCGCATAATAGACACTGCTGGCATCAGAAAAGATGCTGGAAAGATCGAGCAAATCGGTATAAACTACTCGATTTCTGCCATTAATGAGGCCGACATCATCCTAGCTGTTTTTGATGGCTCTTGTCTAAGCGATGAGCAAGATAAAGATATAATTAGGCTCGTTTCTAACTCAAGTAAAAAAGCCTTTTTTATCCTAAACAAAAGCGATCTAGCGTTTAAATTTGATATAGAGCTAGATGACGCTATCAAAATTTCAGCAAAAACCGATACAAGCGTAGTTTTAAAAGAGCTTGAGAGCTACCTCAAGACGCAAGACACTGATGAGATCATGCTAAGCTCAAACCGTCAAATTTTAAGCTGTAAAGAGGCGAGTGAGGCTTTAAAAAGAGCATTTTTAAGGCTAAGTGAAGAAGAGCTAGAAATTTTTGCTTATGAGCTAAATAGTGCGATAAAGGCGCTTGCAAGCATCACAAAGCCATTTGAGAGAAGTGAAATTTTAGACGAGATGTTTAGCCATTTTTGTTTAGGAAAATGA
- a CDS encoding NAD(P)H-dependent oxidoreductase has product MKILLINGGKKFAHSDGRLNQTLHDLACEKLAKMGHEIKQTTIDHGYDIEAEVEKFLWMEAVVWQMPAWWMGEPWIVKKYIDEVFTAGHGKLYTSDGRHRVDPTKNYGKGGLLNEKKFMLSLTWNAPAEAFSDPSEFFDARGIDGVYFHFRKANEFLGMKPLPYFMCNDVIKMPDVPRYIKEYEAHLEKVFKNTK; this is encoded by the coding sequence ATGAAAATTTTACTTATAAATGGTGGTAAAAAATTTGCCCACTCAGATGGCAGACTAAATCAAACACTTCACGACCTTGCATGCGAGAAGCTCGCAAAAATGGGTCACGAGATAAAACAAACTACAATAGATCATGGCTATGATATCGAGGCTGAAGTTGAGAAATTTCTCTGGATGGAAGCGGTAGTTTGGCAGATGCCAGCTTGGTGGATGGGCGAGCCTTGGATAGTGAAAAAATATATCGATGAGGTCTTTACTGCAGGCCACGGCAAGCTTTATACGAGCGATGGCAGGCATAGGGTGGATCCAACTAAAAACTATGGCAAGGGTGGCTTGCTAAATGAAAAGAAATTTATGCTAAGCCTTACTTGGAATGCCCCAGCTGAGGCATTTAGCGATCCAAGCGAGTTTTTTGATGCGCGCGGGATCGATGGGGTTTATTTTCATTTTAGAAAGGCAAATGAGTTTTTGGGCATGAAGCCACTTCCATATTTTATGTGCAATGATGTGATCAAGATGCCAGATGTACCAAGATACATAAAAGAGTATGAAGCGCATCTTGAAAAAGTTTTTAAAAATACGAAATAG
- the purL gene encoding phosphoribosylformylglycinamidine synthase subunit PurL → MDKATIQAHKISDEEYEEILKILGREPNLLELGIFSAMWSEHCSYKSSKKYLNGFPTKAPWVIQGPGENAGVIDVGDGIAAVFKMESHNHPSFIEPFQGAATGVGGILRDVFTMGARVVANMNSLRFGEIRGESELAKKHRYLIKGSVAGIGHYGNCMGIPTIGGETTFDPSFNGNILINAFALGLCKSDEIFYGKAEGVGNPVIYVGSKTGRDGLGGAVMASDSFNDENKSLRPTVQVGDPFAEKLLMEACLELFKKDYIIGIQDMGAAGLTSSSFEMAGRSGSGMKMYLDRVPMREVGMTPYELMLSESQERMLICAKKGYEQKVLEIFRKWDLDAEIIGEVTSSGVMQLYWHGELAGEIPIGPLSEAAPVLDRPVARPKYLDEIANLEIPNNVDNKTAFFKLLKEPEVLNKSFIYDQYDANIQTNTIKQPGHLGAASIRVKGTKKAVSMAAQCNPRANFVDPKIGAARAVAAAGRKVAMSGAVPLAITDCLNYGNPQNPEVMWQFKEGCEGIKEACRELNTPVVSGNVSLYNDTDGVSVYPTPAIVTVGVNEDANLNLKSTFLSEGRAIYLLGETNGEFAASLYAKALFDAVGGKLKEVDYKAERALWDLVIEANKEQILEFANSIGVGGLAITLAKMASISNIGVNCEAKFKESNFIFDESFSRAVVGVKDETKFEALAAKFGVKFEKIGVSGGKRFKLNDIDENIDEIREIYLNEFAKIVRKED, encoded by the coding sequence ATGGATAAAGCTACCATACAAGCACATAAAATTAGCGACGAAGAGTATGAAGAGATCTTAAAAATCCTAGGCCGCGAGCCAAATTTACTAGAGCTTGGCATATTTTCAGCGATGTGGAGCGAGCACTGCAGCTATAAATCAAGCAAAAAATACCTAAATGGCTTTCCGACAAAAGCGCCTTGGGTCATCCAAGGACCTGGTGAAAATGCCGGCGTCATCGACGTTGGCGATGGGATCGCAGCTGTGTTTAAGATGGAGAGTCACAACCATCCAAGCTTTATCGAGCCGTTTCAGGGCGCTGCAACTGGCGTTGGTGGAATTTTAAGAGATGTCTTTACGATGGGCGCAAGAGTTGTTGCGAACATGAACTCGCTTCGTTTTGGTGAGATAAGAGGCGAGAGCGAGCTAGCTAAAAAGCATAGATATTTGATAAAAGGAAGTGTGGCAGGCATCGGTCACTACGGTAACTGCATGGGTATCCCGACGATCGGTGGCGAAACTACCTTTGATCCTAGTTTTAATGGCAATATCCTAATCAACGCCTTTGCACTTGGCCTTTGCAAAAGTGATGAAATTTTCTATGGCAAGGCTGAAGGTGTAGGCAACCCAGTCATTTACGTGGGCTCAAAGACCGGTAGAGACGGCCTTGGCGGCGCTGTGATGGCGAGCGATAGCTTTAACGACGAAAATAAATCGCTTCGCCCAACGGTGCAAGTAGGCGACCCATTTGCCGAGAAGCTGCTTATGGAAGCTTGCTTGGAGCTCTTTAAAAAAGACTACATTATCGGCATTCAAGATATGGGTGCGGCAGGACTAACAAGCTCTAGCTTTGAGATGGCTGGTAGAAGTGGCAGCGGTATGAAGATGTATCTAGACCGCGTGCCGATGCGTGAAGTTGGCATGACGCCTTATGAGCTAATGCTAAGTGAGTCTCAAGAGCGTATGCTAATATGTGCCAAAAAGGGCTATGAGCAAAAAGTGCTTGAAATTTTTAGAAAATGGGACCTTGACGCTGAGATCATCGGCGAGGTCACAAGTAGTGGCGTGATGCAGCTTTACTGGCATGGTGAGCTTGCAGGCGAAATCCCTATCGGCCCACTTAGCGAGGCAGCTCCAGTGCTTGATCGCCCAGTTGCACGTCCAAAATACCTTGATGAGATAGCAAATTTAGAAATTCCAAATAATGTTGATAACAAAACCGCATTTTTCAAGCTTTTAAAAGAGCCAGAGGTGCTAAATAAAAGCTTTATCTACGATCAATACGACGCAAATATTCAGACAAATACTATAAAACAGCCCGGACACTTAGGCGCTGCAAGTATCAGAGTAAAAGGCACTAAAAAGGCCGTCTCTATGGCTGCGCAGTGTAATCCTAGGGCAAATTTTGTTGATCCAAAAATTGGCGCTGCAAGAGCTGTCGCGGCAGCTGGCAGGAAAGTAGCGATGAGCGGCGCTGTGCCACTTGCGATCACTGACTGCTTAAACTACGGCAACCCACAAAATCCAGAGGTAATGTGGCAGTTCAAAGAGGGATGTGAAGGCATAAAAGAGGCTTGCCGTGAGCTAAACACACCAGTCGTGAGCGGCAACGTGAGCCTTTATAACGACACTGACGGCGTGAGCGTCTATCCGACACCAGCCATCGTCACAGTTGGCGTAAATGAAGATGCGAACTTAAATCTAAAAAGCACATTTTTAAGCGAGGGCAGGGCGATTTACCTACTTGGTGAGACAAATGGGGAATTCGCTGCCTCGCTTTACGCAAAGGCGCTATTTGATGCAGTCGGCGGCAAGTTAAAAGAGGTTGATTATAAAGCTGAGCGAGCTCTTTGGGACCTAGTGATCGAGGCAAATAAAGAGCAAATTTTAGAGTTTGCAAATAGCATAGGCGTAGGCGGTCTTGCTATTACGCTAGCAAAAATGGCTAGTATTTCAAATATCGGCGTAAACTGCGAGGCGAAATTTAAAGAGTCAAATTTTATCTTTGACGAGAGCTTTTCAAGGGCGGTCGTTGGCGTAAAAGATGAGACTAAATTTGAAGCGCTTGCTGCTAAATTTGGTGTGAAATTTGAGAAGATTGGCGTTAGTGGTGGTAAGAGATTTAAACTAAATGATATTGATGAGAACATAGACGAGATAAGAGAAATTTATCTAAATGAGTTTGCAAAAATCGTTAGAAAAGAGGATTAA
- a CDS encoding SDH family Clp fold serine proteinase: MALKKSKVAEAENEQKEAEQVEKRVVAKPPVLFSKTQNLIKSIEKRLNATLITYYNSNAGSVCGNDASAMYEILKGKKIDTAYLFIKSDGGSGIAALRIITTLRNYCKNLIALIPANCASAATMMALGANEIVMGPLAYLTPVDTSLKHELSPTNKGNELVSVSMDELSRVVKLWKEQDKDRPNDTNPYNSLYEYIHPLVFGAVDRASSLSLKICTELLRYHIDDDKKIAEISERLNGDYPAHEYPILFREAHEIGLHVKKMDDDLNEMLQELTLLYSEMGQRAFTDYDENSYHDNNIANIIETNGKQIYYQIDKDWFYRPEERRWNVMNDESSWRKNELVNGKIKNTIYHLW; the protein is encoded by the coding sequence ATGGCTTTGAAAAAGAGCAAGGTCGCTGAGGCTGAAAATGAGCAAAAGGAAGCAGAACAAGTTGAAAAACGAGTCGTAGCAAAGCCGCCAGTACTTTTTAGTAAGACACAAAATTTAATAAAATCGATCGAAAAAAGACTAAACGCTACCTTGATAACTTACTATAATTCAAACGCTGGTAGTGTTTGCGGCAACGATGCAAGTGCTATGTATGAAATTTTAAAGGGTAAAAAGATAGATACTGCTTATCTTTTTATAAAAAGTGACGGCGGAAGTGGTATTGCTGCTCTTAGGATCATCACTACACTTAGAAATTACTGCAAAAATTTAATAGCTCTAATACCTGCAAACTGCGCCTCGGCTGCTACCATGATGGCACTTGGCGCAAATGAGATCGTCATGGGGCCACTTGCCTATCTAACGCCTGTTGATACCTCACTCAAACACGAGCTTAGTCCGACAAATAAAGGCAATGAGCTTGTGAGCGTTTCGATGGACGAACTTAGTCGTGTGGTCAAACTTTGGAAAGAGCAAGACAAAGATAGGCCAAACGACACAAACCCTTATAACTCACTTTATGAGTATATTCATCCGCTAGTCTTTGGTGCGGTTGATCGTGCTAGCTCGCTATCACTTAAGATTTGCACCGAGCTTCTTAGGTATCACATCGATGATGATAAAAAGATCGCAGAAATTTCTGAAAGGCTAAATGGCGACTACCCAGCTCACGAATATCCGATCCTCTTTAGAGAGGCGCACGAGATCGGCCTTCATGTAAAAAAGATGGATGATGATCTAAATGAAATGCTTCAGGAGCTAACGCTACTTTACTCTGAGATGGGACAGCGGGCTTTTACCGACTACGATGAAAATAGCTACCATGATAACAATATCGCAAATATCATCGAAACAAATGGCAAGCAAATTTACTATCAGATAGATAAAGACTGGTTCTACCGCCCTGAAGAGCGCCGCTGGAATGTGATGAACGACGAGAGCTCTTGGCGTAAAAACGAACTAGTAAATGGCAAAATAAAAAATACTATCTATCACTTGTGGTAA
- a CDS encoding TerB family tellurite resistance protein, with product MSGVLFLLILGGAIFLFMNVQIGSNRKKQANVDEAKFLVSLLAKVAKSDGRVSELEARLITQVLDDLSQKVSGVSGVREYLKDVYNSQKENVDNAYETARNYKRAFNLNYDTCVARLTFFLNLAYIDGDFNKNEQDVIRNIAYGFGIDKETLDEIIFKFDSFYGSRFEANPDEMVQEKDAFEVLGLSKNASFDEVKLRYKELVRQYHPDILMGRGESKEVIERSTKKLQEINEAYGRLKEKFGV from the coding sequence ATGTCTGGAGTCCTGTTTTTACTGATATTAGGCGGTGCGATATTTCTCTTTATGAATGTCCAAATAGGTAGTAACCGCAAGAAACAAGCAAATGTAGATGAGGCTAAATTTCTAGTCTCACTGCTTGCAAAAGTAGCTAAAAGTGACGGCAGAGTTAGCGAGCTAGAGGCCAGGCTGATCACTCAAGTGCTAGATGATCTAAGCCAGAAAGTTAGCGGCGTTAGCGGTGTGCGTGAGTATCTAAAAGATGTCTATAATAGTCAAAAAGAGAATGTAGATAACGCCTATGAAACCGCTAGAAACTATAAGCGTGCGTTTAATCTAAACTACGATACATGTGTCGCTAGGCTCACGTTTTTTCTAAATTTAGCCTACATCGATGGAGATTTTAATAAAAATGAGCAAGATGTTATAAGAAATATCGCTTATGGATTTGGCATTGATAAAGAAACGCTTGATGAGATCATCTTTAAATTTGATAGCTTTTATGGCTCAAGATTTGAGGCAAATCCCGATGAAATGGTCCAAGAAAAAGATGCATTTGAGGTTTTAGGGCTTAGCAAAAATGCAAGCTTTGATGAGGTAAAGCTTCGTTATAAAGAGCTTGTAAGGCAGTATCATCCCGACATTTTAATGGGTAGAGGCGAGAGTAAAGAGGTGATCGAGCGCTCAACTAAAAAGCTTCAGGAGATAAACGAGGCTTATGGGCGATTAAAAGAGAAATTTGGAGTTTAG
- the purH gene encoding bifunctional phosphoribosylaminoimidazolecarboxamide formyltransferase/IMP cyclohydrolase: MRALLSVSDKEGIVEFAKGLEELGWQILSTGGTYKLLKAEGVKATEVSEFTSSPEMFEGRVKTLHPKIHGGILHKRDDATHVAQAKEHGIEGIDLVCVNLYPFKETTIRTDDFAEIIENIDIGGPAMVRSAAKNFKDVIIVTSVLDYDEILKRLKEKSDDFEFRRSLMIKAFEHTAAYDSMIANYMNDRFNGGFGDARFIVGSKVFDTRYGENPHQKGALYEFDYFFTNNFRALKGEASFNNMTDINGALMLATSFDDSPAVAIIKHANPCGFAVKDTLLESYEAALKCDPISAYGGVVAINGTLDEKLAKKINEIYVEVIIAANVDEAALKVFEAKKRIKIFTQDNKFLVRSNDKFDFKHVDGGFVFQERDYVKDEELENMKQMSKKFATGSELKDAQIAWKVAALTKSNCVVYVKDGAMVAIGMGMTSRVDAARAAVAKAKELKIDLNGCVLASEAFFPFRDSIDIASKVGVKCVIEPGGSIRDDEVIEAANEHGMSLYFTGVRHFLH; this comes from the coding sequence ATGAGAGCATTGCTTAGCGTTAGCGATAAAGAGGGCATTGTAGAGTTTGCAAAGGGGCTAGAAGAGCTTGGCTGGCAGATACTTTCAACTGGTGGCACCTATAAACTTTTAAAGGCTGAGGGCGTCAAAGCCACTGAGGTTAGCGAATTTACGTCGTCGCCTGAGATGTTTGAAGGCAGGGTAAAGACGCTTCATCCAAAGATACATGGCGGTATCTTACACAAACGTGACGACGCTACACATGTGGCTCAGGCAAAAGAGCATGGCATCGAGGGTATAGACCTAGTTTGCGTAAATTTATATCCATTTAAAGAGACTACCATCAGGACTGATGACTTTGCTGAGATCATCGAAAATATCGACATTGGTGGCCCAGCTATGGTAAGAAGTGCAGCTAAAAATTTTAAAGACGTAATTATAGTTACAAGCGTGCTTGATTATGATGAAATTTTAAAGCGCCTAAAAGAGAAAAGCGATGATTTTGAGTTTAGAAGATCGCTGATGATAAAGGCATTCGAGCATACAGCGGCATATGATAGCATGATCGCAAACTATATGAATGATAGATTTAATGGCGGTTTTGGCGATGCTAGATTTATCGTGGGAAGCAAGGTTTTTGACACAAGATACGGAGAAAATCCACACCAAAAAGGCGCACTTTATGAGTTTGATTATTTCTTCACAAACAACTTTAGAGCCTTAAAAGGTGAGGCAAGTTTCAATAATATGACCGATATAAATGGCGCATTGATGCTTGCAACTAGCTTTGATGATTCTCCAGCTGTGGCTATCATCAAGCACGCTAATCCTTGCGGCTTTGCGGTAAAAGATACATTGCTTGAGAGCTACGAGGCTGCGCTTAAATGCGATCCGATCTCAGCTTACGGCGGTGTAGTCGCGATAAATGGCACACTTGATGAGAAGCTAGCTAAAAAGATAAATGAAATTTACGTTGAGGTAATAATTGCTGCAAATGTTGATGAAGCAGCTCTTAAGGTGTTTGAAGCTAAAAAGCGCATCAAAATTTTCACTCAAGATAATAAATTTTTAGTTCGCTCAAATGATAAATTTGACTTTAAGCACGTTGATGGCGGATTTGTATTTCAAGAAAGAGACTATGTAAAAGACGAAGAGCTTGAAAATATGAAGCAAATGAGCAAGAAATTTGCAACTGGTAGCGAGCTAAAAGACGCTCAGATCGCTTGGAAAGTGGCTGCGCTAACGAAGAGCAACTGCGTAGTTTATGTAAAAGATGGCGCTATGGTAGCTATTGGCATGGGTATGACAAGCCGCGTTGATGCTGCTCGTGCAGCCGTGGCAAAGGCAAAAGAACTAAAGATCGATCTAAACGGTTGCGTACTTGCAAGCGAAGCGTTCTTTCCGTTTAGAGATAGTATCGATATCGCTAGTAAGGTCGGCGTAAAATGCGTCATCGAGCCAGGTGGTAGCATCAGAGATGATGAGGTGATAGAGGCTGCCAATGAGCATGGCATGTCACTATACTTCACTGGCGTTAGACACTTTTTACACTAA
- the msrB gene encoding peptide-methionine (R)-S-oxide reductase MsrB: protein MKNILKFILMAAVFFGLNLMAKDELIKEQTMAGQNLKEIYLAGGCFWGMQGYFKKIFGVVDTKVGYANGKSENTSYRELHESDHAETLYVKYDENRVALAEILAHFFRVIDPTSLNKQGNDVGRQYRSGIYYVSESDLPTIESFMKIEQKKFKDKIVVEVAPLKNFVLGEEYHQDYLDKNPFGYCHIDLGLADKPLYDEAKFKPLSKDELKKNLSSEQYAVTQEAATERPFSSEYDKFDQKGIYVDITSGKPLFSSADKFDAGCGWPSFTKPITTTALSYKEDNSFMMKRVEVKSQNSDAHLGHVFDDGPSDKGGLRYCINGASLKFIPLEDMARLGYEEFIPYVK from the coding sequence ATGAAAAATATCTTAAAATTTATCTTAATGGCGGCAGTGTTTTTTGGTCTAAATTTGATGGCAAAAGATGAGCTTATAAAGGAGCAGACGATGGCAGGGCAAAATTTAAAAGAAATTTATCTAGCAGGCGGTTGCTTTTGGGGTATGCAGGGGTATTTTAAAAAGATATTTGGCGTAGTGGATACAAAGGTAGGCTACGCAAATGGCAAGAGCGAAAATACTAGCTACCGCGAGCTTCATGAGAGCGATCATGCTGAGACACTTTATGTAAAATACGACGAAAATAGAGTCGCTTTGGCTGAAATTTTGGCTCACTTTTTTAGAGTGATCGACCCGACATCGCTAAATAAACAAGGCAATGACGTCGGTAGGCAGTATAGAAGCGGAATTTACTATGTGAGCGAAAGTGATCTGCCAACGATAGAGAGCTTTATGAAAATAGAGCAAAAGAAATTTAAAGATAAGATCGTGGTTGAGGTAGCGCCACTTAAAAATTTCGTCTTAGGTGAGGAGTATCATCAAGATTATCTTGATAAAAATCCTTTTGGATATTGTCACATCGATCTAGGTTTAGCCGATAAACCGCTTTACGATGAGGCGAAATTTAAACCGCTTAGTAAAGATGAGCTAAAGAAAAATTTAAGTAGCGAGCAGTATGCCGTGACGCAAGAAGCAGCGACTGAGAGGCCGTTTAGCAGCGAGTATGATAAATTTGATCAAAAAGGCATTTATGTAGATATAACGAGTGGAAAGCCACTTTTCTCAAGTGCAGATAAATTTGATGCAGGATGTGGTTGGCCAAGCTTTACAAAGCCTATCACGACAACAGCTCTTTCATATAAGGAGGACAACTCTTTTATGATGAAAAGGGTCGAAGTTAAGTCTCAAAATAGTGACGCGCACCTTGGGCATGTTTTTGACGATGGCCCAAGCGATAAGGGTGGGCTAAGATATTGCATAAACGGTGCGAGCCTTAAATTTATACCGCTTGAAGATATGGCAAGACTAGGGTATGAGGAATTTATACCTTATGTAAAATAG